In the genome of Syntrophomonadaceae bacterium, one region contains:
- the glgD gene encoding glucose-1-phosphate adenylyltransferase subunit GlgD, with translation MSRAIGLICCNYLSGSLQEVAKDRPVGAVPFGGRYRLLDFVLSSMVNSGIRTVGLITPPNYRPLVDHLGAGKEWFLDRKAGGLFLLPGANQGLNDKDIKFSLPDLRANLEFLEKDFAEQVIMSGCNQVFNINFRKALEFQNNIAADAVLLYQAIPDRPANPGEHILDAARDGRVKKILTAGSAVAEEQPKRPKKRGKLFLDILLLRRKLLMEIISKSNVKTADLLGVIGENLNSLKVYAYPHAGYWARIESVAGYFRHNLELLDPKIRTELFMGKDRIMTKIKDNPPARYGFAAQVKDSLVASGCYIEGRVEKSVIFREVQIKMGAQIKNAVVMQRCTIGKDVVLENVILDKFVRIKDQTVLKGTENCPVVLSKGSVV, from the coding sequence ATGAGCAGGGCAATAGGACTTATCTGCTGCAATTACCTTTCCGGCAGCCTGCAGGAGGTCGCCAAAGACAGACCTGTGGGGGCAGTGCCATTCGGCGGGAGATACCGGCTCCTGGATTTTGTTCTGTCCAGCATGGTCAATTCCGGTATTCGGACTGTGGGACTTATCACACCTCCTAATTATCGGCCCTTGGTGGATCACCTGGGGGCCGGCAAGGAATGGTTTTTAGACCGCAAAGCAGGGGGCCTTTTTTTGCTGCCTGGTGCTAATCAGGGGCTAAACGACAAAGATATCAAGTTCAGCCTGCCGGATCTGCGGGCAAATCTTGAATTTCTGGAAAAGGATTTTGCGGAACAAGTAATCATGAGCGGCTGCAACCAGGTGTTTAACATAAATTTTCGCAAGGCCCTTGAATTCCAAAATAATATCGCGGCTGACGCTGTCTTGTTATATCAAGCAATCCCAGATCGGCCGGCAAACCCGGGAGAACACATTTTGGACGCTGCCAGGGATGGCCGGGTAAAAAAAATCCTTACAGCTGGGTCTGCAGTTGCGGAAGAGCAGCCAAAGCGGCCCAAAAAACGGGGCAAACTTTTCCTGGACATCTTATTACTGCGCCGGAAACTGCTGATGGAAATAATATCCAAAAGCAACGTAAAAACTGCTGATTTGCTGGGTGTAATAGGGGAAAATCTTAACTCCTTAAAGGTTTATGCCTATCCCCATGCCGGGTATTGGGCCAGAATCGAATCAGTTGCCGGCTATTTTCGCCACAACCTGGAACTGCTTGACCCCAAAATCAGAACGGAATTGTTTATGGGCAAAGACAGGATCATGACCAAAATTAAAGATAATCCTCCTGCCAGGTACGGGTTTGCAGCACAGGTGAAAGATAGCCTGGTTGCCAGCGGCTGTTATATTGAAGGCAGAGTAGAAAAAAGCGTTATCTTCCGGGAAGTGCAAATTAAAATGGGTGCGCAAATCAAAAACGCTGTGGTTATGCAAAGATGTACGATCGGAAAAGATGTGGTCCTCGAGAATGTGATCCTGGACAAGTTCGTCCGGATTAAAGACCAAACAGTATTAAAGGGGACGGAAAATTGCCCCGTAGTCTTAAGCAAGGGCTCTGTGGTCTGA
- a CDS encoding glucose-1-phosphate adenylyltransferase, whose translation MPKKECLAMLLAGGQGSRLGSLTRRIAKPALSFGGKYRIIDFSLSNCANSNIDTVGVLTQYKPFSLNSYIGVGSAWDLDSSLGGVHILPPYVREEGGSWYKGTANAIYQNMEFIGIYHPEYVIVLSGDHIYKMNYSLMLKFHKEKKAEATIAVIQVPWEEASRFGVMQTDETGRILEFAEKPSLPRSNLASMGVYIFNWPVLRQALTEDELNPGSSNDFGKDVIPMLLKQGKRLYAYLFQGYWKDVGTIDSYYQANMELLEENPPFKIFDADFRIYSNEDVFPPHYVGPKAKINNSLVSNGSTILGNVVNSVLSPGVFIGEGARIENSILLSNVVIQKNAWVRRTIVGENAEIKENCIVGINTGGDFQQAGITVIEDNSVLPAGSLVKAGEQDPRKFYVTG comes from the coding sequence ATGCCTAAAAAAGAATGCCTGGCTATGCTGTTGGCTGGTGGGCAGGGGAGCCGGTTGGGTAGCCTTACCCGCAGAATTGCCAAGCCAGCCCTTTCTTTTGGCGGCAAGTACAGAATAATCGATTTTAGTCTGAGCAATTGTGCCAATTCCAACATCGATACGGTAGGAGTATTGACCCAGTATAAGCCTTTTTCCCTTAATTCGTACATCGGGGTAGGCTCTGCCTGGGATCTGGACAGTTCCCTTGGGGGTGTCCATATCCTGCCCCCCTATGTCCGGGAAGAGGGTGGCAGTTGGTATAAGGGAACCGCCAACGCTATTTACCAGAATATGGAGTTTATTGGCATTTATCACCCTGAATATGTGATTGTTCTATCAGGCGACCATATTTATAAAATGAACTATTCCTTGATGCTTAAATTTCACAAGGAAAAAAAAGCGGAGGCGACTATTGCGGTAATTCAGGTCCCCTGGGAGGAGGCTTCCCGGTTTGGGGTCATGCAGACAGACGAAACCGGCCGCATCCTGGAGTTTGCGGAAAAACCCAGCCTCCCACGCAGCAATCTGGCTTCCATGGGGGTTTATATCTTCAACTGGCCGGTTTTACGACAAGCCCTGACGGAAGACGAATTAAACCCCGGGTCCAGCAATGATTTTGGCAAGGATGTCATCCCCATGCTTTTAAAGCAGGGAAAAAGGCTTTACGCTTATCTTTTCCAGGGCTACTGGAAGGATGTGGGGACGATTGATAGTTATTACCAGGCCAATATGGAGCTGCTGGAAGAGAACCCCCCGTTTAAAATCTTTGATGCGGATTTCAGAATCTATTCCAACGAAGATGTCTTCCCGCCCCATTATGTAGGGCCAAAGGCTAAAATCAATAACAGCCTGGTCAGTAACGGCAGCACCATCCTGGGTAACGTTGTCAACTCAGTGCTCTCTCCCGGGGTTTTTATAGGGGAAGGGGCAAGAATCGAGAATTCGATTTTACTCTCCAATGTTGTAATCCAAAAGAATGCCTGGGTTCGCAGGACGATTGTGGGGGAAAACGCGGAGATCAAAGAAAACTGTATAGTTGGTATTAATACCGGCGGGGATTTCCAGCAGGCCGGCATCACGGTCATCGAGGACAACAGCGTGCTGCCTGCCGGCTCCCTGGTTAAGGCGGGAGAACAAGATCCCAGGAAGTTTTATGTCACTGGCTGA